TCTCCATAATCAATTGTACAATTGGAGCTGCCCCGGACCTCGCGGCTGACCCCAACCCGGCCATGACATTCCTTGGACGGCCATGGAAGCCTTACTCAAGGACGGTGTATATCCAATCATACATCAGTGATGCTATTCAACCAGTGGGATGGCTAGAATGGAATGGTACAACCGGGCTAGATACGATCTCATATGGTGAATATGACAACTTTGGACCGGGAGCCAACACAAGCAAGAGGGTCCAGTGGGTAGGGTATAGCCTATTGAACTTGGCACAAGCCATGAACTTCACCGTGTATAATTTCACTTTGGGAGACACTTGGTTGCCTCAGACTGATATTCCCTTTTACGGCGGGTTGCTTCACACGGAATGAAATATGTACTACCATATTTTAAACATAACTGATGCTGCctcattttataaatgaaattaaaattttattcattttttctgTTCATCATAATGTGAAATGGGTTAAGTTTTAGGAGATGCCAACGGAATTATATATATTCCAGCCATGCAATTTTGTCACCAGTTCCCAATCAAGCATGCGTGAACGGAATCTATTATTTGACGGAGTGTTTGTAAGTCAACGCTATATAATATGATACCGACCTATATCGAATTTCTTtaacatatcatattttaaataattgataGATTTTCATGGTGACTGATCAATGTTCTGAGACATGCCTTAATTAATTACCATTTACCAACGTTACAATAAGTTATCTCGTAAACATTGAATGATTTTCATGGTGACCCCATGCTACAACTGCCAATAAATACCGACATTTTGGTGAGGGTTAAAGCTTTACAACACAAGATTTTTCGAAGtcttaaaaagaatatttaagaAATCAAATACTTATCATAACATGGCTTGCAAAAACAATCGTGTTGTGAAGCAGATCATCCACTTATACGACCAAATCTCAAAGCTCGAGAGTTTAAAACCTTCAAAAAATGTCGACACATTGTTCGGACAACTCGTGTCCACGTGCTTACCCACGGACACAAACATCGATGTCACAAAGATGAGTGAAGAAGTCAAAGACATGAGATCTAACCTCATCAAGCTATGTGGTGAAGCCGAAGGTTATTTAGAGCAACACTTCTCCACAATCTTGGGATCTTTATTACAAGAAGACCAAAACCCACTCGACCATTTAAACATCTTTCCTTACTACAACAACTACCTCAAGCTAGGCAAGCTTGAGTTCAATCTCTTGAGTCAACACTCGAGCCATGTTCCGTCCAAGATTGCCTTCGTTGGCTCCGGACCTATGCCTCTCACATCAATCGTCTTGGCTAAGTTCCACCTCCCAAACACGACGTTCCACAACTTTGACATCGATTCACACGCAAACGCACTCGCTTCAAGCCTCGTCTCTCGCGATCCAGACCTCTCAAAACGCATGATCTTCCACACAACGGACGTGCTAAACGCCACGGAAGGGCTAGACCAATACGACGTCGTTTTCTTGGCGGCTCTCGTTGGAATGGACAAAGAGGCAAAGGTCAAAGCCATCGAGCACTTGGAGAAACACATGGCTCTTGGAGCTGTCCTCATGCTAAGGAGTGCTCATGCTCTTAGAGCCTTCTTGTACCCAATCGTTGACTCTTCTGATCTCAAAGGCTTCCAGCTCTTGACCATATTTCATCCGACCGATGACGTGGTTAACTCGGTTGTGATCGCACGGAAGCTCGGTGGTTCGACTATTAGAAGATCTCGGTGATAATGAGATCACCTAGAATATATTAAACTCGCTCCACTGGATATAAATGTCATATTAAACTTGCTCGACCGAGTATAAATGTCCTAAAGTTCCAAAATTTCTGGCCGATTAGGGATATCTATCTCATATCTAAAATTCTAAGAGACATAATCCATAATAAATCTGAATCTAACATAGTGTCAGAGCTTATATCTTAAATACCCTAATCTCTTAATATCGACTACCACGAACGGGGTCAATGGTACTCGTGGCTACATGTTAATGCCTTGTAACTGCTCTAAGGTCCATGCGATTATGAATAATTGTTGCAAGAAGAATAAGATGATCGAGGAGTTTAGTGCCATTGagtaattaaagcaaaaaataaataaataatgaacACATCTCATCTCTTGAGATTAAGTGTTGATGTTTTtgtcttataataatttatcttttcagttcatttgattttgtgtgttttcattTCACTTGATCTCatcatcaattaaaaaaaaacagtgttttttgtttaatataaaatctttgatAATCATATCCACATACTATTATGTTATCATATTGGTTTTGTCTGTGATTGATGTATGATTGTATGGTAATAATGGTAACTCAGAAGGAAATGAATTGAAACAGAAACCACACCAAAACCATAAGCATACAATTTATAGGAAACGGATTTGAAACATTAACCTGtttaaccaaaccaaatcaaagtttgatttgattttatttccAGTTTGGACTTTAATGATCACAAATGCATGTTAGGCACAAATTTACAAAGACGTAAGAGTTGAGGGGcgaatataaaaactaatatttacAAGATTACTCCCTTTTTGGGTAAACATTACAAGTTTCTCATGAACTCGGCAATGCACTTAAACTAACACAGTACACATGACGAACTCAAACGCAGACGGCGACAAATCttcgaaaaccctaatcaaAGATCGAAGATTGCGAACCCTCTCAGCTTGAATTTCAGGTTTACTGTGTAAAGTTATAACCTTTTTGGGTTTTGTCTCTCTGTTTGAATCTGTAAACAGAGAAAACTAGAGAGAGTGAACAAGagtagtttttttcttcttctctgaaTCTGCGATGATGGTCTCTCCGTGCATTGCATGTGATCTGGGTTTTTGAAAAGCTCCGATCTTTGATACTATAAGCATCTGTTTCGTAGTTAGGTTCAACATTTGAGTACAAGGAAGCTTGATTTTTGCAGCTATGGAAGGAAACTACATTGATAAGACTCGAGTGTTGGATATCAAACCGTTGCGTACTTTAAGACCTATCTTCCCAAGTGGGAATCAAGCTCCTCCTTTCGTCTGTGCACCTCCTTTTGGTCCCTTTCCAGCTGGATTCTCACCTTTCTACCCCTTTGGCTCCTCTCAAGTGAATGAACAAACACCAGATCTCTCTCAAGCTCAACACCAGCCTCAGCTTCCACCTCAAGGTCAGCATCAGCCTCAGAATCTATCAGAACGTTCGCTGGCTACTCCTTCGAGGCCACTTAGATCTTCTAATGGAGACATAGAGCCTGTGGAGTCAACTTTGAAAAGAAAGACTCCTAAAAAGCGTCAGCTCTCTACTGTGAATTTCGAGAGTGGGATTAGTGTTGCTGAAAGAGACAATGGCAACAGGGAGCTGGTTACGAGTGTTCTTATGCGGTTTGACGCGTTGAGAAGAAGGCTTGCACAGCTGGAGGATGCGGAGGACGCGGTCAACGGGATCATCAAACGCCCTGACTTAAAAGCAGGATCAACTTGTATGAGCAGAGGGGTTAGGACCAACACCAAGAAGAGGCCAGGTCTTGTTCCTGGCGTTGAGATTGGGGACATATTCTTCTTCAGGTTTGAGATGTGTTTGGTCGGGTTACATTCTCCATCGATGGCTGGCATTGACTATCTGGTCATCAAGGGGGGAGATGCAGAAGAAGAGGAGCCTATCGCCACCAGCATTGTATCTTCTGCATATACCGAAAACGACAGAGTTAATCCGGATGTTCTGGTGTACACCGGTCAGGGAGGTCACGCTGATAAAGATAAAGAAGCATCAGACCAGAAGCTGGAGAGAGGTAACCTCGCTTTGgagaagagcttgcataggaaCAATGCGGTTAGGGTGATCAGAGGCTTGAACTTGAAGGAAGCTACTCACAGGGTTAAGATCTATGTCTACGATGGGATCTACGAGATCAAAGAGGCGTGGATAGAGAAAGGCAAATCAGGACACGACACCTTCAAGTATAAGCTAGTGAGAGCTCCTAATCAGCCTCCTGGTTTTGCTACGTGGACCGAGATACAAAGTTGGAAGACTGGTAAGTCCCCAAGGAGAGGACTCATCCTCCCTGATCTCACTTCCGGCGTCGAAAGCGTAGCTGTCTCGCTTGTGAACGAAGTTGATAGCGAGAATGGTCCTTCTTACTTCACCTACTCCACAACGGTTAAATACTCAATGTCCTTTCAGCTGACGCAGCCTTCTAGCGGATGCGGTTGCGGAAACAAATGCAAGCCGGGGAACTTGGAATGCCCCTGCATAAGGAAGAACGGAGGCGAGTTTCCTTACACAGGGAATGATATTTTAGTTAGCCGGAGGCCTATGGTATATGAATGCAGCCCTTCTTGCCCTTGCTTGACTTGTAAAAGCAAGGTGACTCAGATGGGAGTGAAACTGAGGCTGGAGGTTTTCAAGACGGTGGATAGAGGATGGGGGTTACGCTCGTGGGATCCTATTCGCGCCGGTGCGTTTATATGTGTGTATGCAGGTGAGGCCAGAGATAAGTCCAAGGTGCAGCAGACGATGGCTAACGATGACTTTACCTTTGATACGACGCGTGTTTACACCCCTTTTAAATGGAACTATGAGGCTGGCTTAGCGGACGAAGATGCTTCTGAGGAAGTGTCTGAAGAACCTCAACTCCCTTTGCCTCTTATAATCAGTGCTAAGAATATTGGGAACGTTGCAAGGTTCATGAATCACAGTTGCTCTCCTAATGTGTTCTGGCAGCCGGTTAGTTATGAGAATAACGGTCAGCTCTACTTGCACGTCGCCTTCTTTGCTATTTCACACATCCCTCCCAAGACTGAGTTGACTTACGACTATGGTGTTTCAAGACCAACGGGAGCTCAAAATGGCAATCCTGTGTATGGTAAAAAGAGGTGCTTTTGCGGAACACAGTATTGCCGTGGCTCATTTGGTTGATGCCAACGTGTAAAAGGTTTGTTTCTCTGagctttttgttatttattgaATCTCTATATTCATTATCTGATTACAGGTAGTGGAAGTGACTGCTTTTGGTTTACAGGTAAAGTGTTTAaagtcttcttctcttcaacggCATAAGACGCAAAGCTGTGATGGATTCTTTCCTGCTTCTTCTCCATCAAAGTCTTTATCTATTTCTCTGATCCTAGGAAATGTATCCTTCTCTCCTGTTGGATATGTGATcttattagtatttttttttcagattgtTTTTAGGACAAAACCTATGGGAAGTTGGGAAACTAGTAGCCTATCTTTGTTTGATTAAAAGATTTGATGAATATGATAATCAGTTTTAACAGTTTATCTGTCTTATGCAATGACAACTATAAACAGCTTCTTGTACAGACCACCACCACTACACACTAAAAACAGTACAACTAACATGTTTACACCAAAAAGACTATATCATTAGAATGGACTCTGCTCTTAATAACAAATCGGTTATATGATTAGTAAGTTCAGCTTGGTGTTTCTTAAACTAAAGAAAGAATCATTTGGACCTCAAAGACTGAGCTACAGCCATCTTTACACACGTGTGAAAAACCAAACCGGCAACCGACAAAAGCTCCAAAAAGGCGTTACATCACGAAAAGAAGGAATTAAGTACAAAGGACGAAACTGAAACCTCCTACGTAGGTAATCCCAGTCATACTAGATCATTGTACGGCTCAAGATCAAATGAATTAGATCCAACGGTTAAAATCTTATCGGCTTCTTCTCCAACTGTTACAGATGTAGAGTG
Above is a window of Brassica napus cultivar Da-Ae chromosome A10, Da-Ae, whole genome shotgun sequence DNA encoding:
- the LOC125579103 gene encoding nicotianamine synthase 1-like, whose product is MACKNNRVVKQIIHLYDQISKLESLKPSKNVDTLFGQLVSTCLPTDTNIDVTKMSEEVKDMRSNLIKLCGEAEGYLEQHFSTILGSLLQEDQNPLDHLNIFPYYNNYLKLGKLEFNLLSQHSSHVPSKIAFVGSGPMPLTSIVLAKFHLPNTTFHNFDIDSHANALASSLVSRDPDLSKRMIFHTTDVLNATEGLDQYDVVFLAALVGMDKEAKVKAIEHLEKHMALGAVLMLRSAHALRAFLYPIVDSSDLKGFQLLTIFHPTDDVVNSVVIARKLGGSTIRRSR
- the LOC106445542 gene encoding histone-lysine N-methyltransferase, H3 lysine-9 specific SUVH1-like — translated: MEGNYIDKTRVLDIKPLRTLRPIFPSGNQAPPFVCAPPFGPFPAGFSPFYPFGSSQVNEQTPDLSQAQHQPQLPPQGQHQPQNLSERSLATPSRPLRSSNGDIEPVESTLKRKTPKKRQLSTVNFESGISVAERDNGNRELVTSVLMRFDALRRRLAQLEDAEDAVNGIIKRPDLKAGSTCMSRGVRTNTKKRPGLVPGVEIGDIFFFRFEMCLVGLHSPSMAGIDYLVIKGGDAEEEEPIATSIVSSAYTENDRVNPDVLVYTGQGGHADKDKEASDQKLERGNLALEKSLHRNNAVRVIRGLNLKEATHRVKIYVYDGIYEIKEAWIEKGKSGHDTFKYKLVRAPNQPPGFATWTEIQSWKTGKSPRRGLILPDLTSGVESVAVSLVNEVDSENGPSYFTYSTTVKYSMSFQLTQPSSGCGCGNKCKPGNLECPCIRKNGGEFPYTGNDILVSRRPMVYECSPSCPCLTCKSKVTQMGVKLRLEVFKTVDRGWGLRSWDPIRAGAFICVYAGEARDKSKVQQTMANDDFTFDTTRVYTPFKWNYEAGLADEDASEEVSEEPQLPLPLIISAKNIGNVARFMNHSCSPNVFWQPVSYENNGQLYLHVAFFAISHIPPKTELTYDYGVSRPTGAQNGNPVYGKKRCFCGTQYCRGSFG